From Pseudomonas putida, one genomic window encodes:
- the clpS gene encoding ATP-dependent Clp protease adapter ClpS, protein MHARSEIRLTFNQDRPQSNEDDGSGLAVQEAKPILQAPPMYKVVLFNDDYTPMDFVVEVLETFFNLNRELATKIMLTVHTEGRAVCGLFTRDIAETKAMQVNQYARESQHPLLCEIEKDG, encoded by the coding sequence ATGCATGCACGTAGCGAGATTCGACTAACATTCAATCAGGATCGCCCGCAATCGAATGAGGACGACGGCTCAGGGCTTGCGGTACAGGAAGCCAAGCCGATCCTGCAGGCGCCACCGATGTACAAGGTGGTTTTGTTCAACGATGACTACACGCCGATGGATTTCGTCGTCGAAGTGCTCGAAACGTTCTTCAATCTGAACCGCGAGCTGGCGACCAAGATCATGCTGACCGTCCATACCGAAGGGCGGGCAGTGTGCGGATTGTTTACCCGGGACATCGCCGAAACGAAGGCCATGCAGGTCAACCAATACGCCAGGGAAAGCCAGCATCCGCTACTCTGTGAAATCGAGAAGGACGGTTAA
- the aat gene encoding leucyl/phenylalanyl-tRNA--protein transferase, with amino-acid sequence MLTWLTRDSLTFPPLEKALQDPNGLLAAGGDLSPERLVQAYRHGCFPWYQDGQPILWWSPDPRTVLFPDELHVSRSLAKLLRQARYQVSFDTDFPAVIDACAAPRDYADGTWITDTMRNAYCELHRRGIAHSVEVRQNGELVGGLYGLAMGRLFFGESMFSRADNASKVGFVTLVNHLRDAGFVLIDCQMPTDHLHSLGARAISRASFADYLALHLDQPNSASWRT; translated from the coding sequence ATGCTCACCTGGCTGACTCGCGACTCGCTGACCTTCCCACCCCTGGAAAAAGCCCTGCAGGACCCTAACGGCCTGCTCGCCGCTGGTGGCGATCTGAGCCCCGAGCGCCTGGTGCAGGCCTATCGCCATGGCTGCTTCCCGTGGTACCAGGACGGCCAACCCATCCTCTGGTGGTCGCCCGACCCACGCACCGTTCTGTTCCCGGACGAGCTGCATGTCTCGCGCTCGCTGGCCAAGCTGTTGCGCCAGGCGCGTTATCAGGTCAGCTTCGACACCGACTTCCCCGCCGTGATCGACGCCTGCGCCGCGCCGCGCGACTACGCGGACGGCACCTGGATCACCGACACCATGCGCAACGCCTACTGCGAGCTGCACCGGCGCGGTATCGCCCATTCGGTGGAGGTACGCCAAAACGGCGAACTGGTGGGCGGCCTGTACGGCCTGGCCATGGGGCGGTTGTTTTTCGGCGAGTCGATGTTCAGCCGCGCCGACAATGCGTCCAAGGTCGGCTTCGTGACCCTGGTCAACCACCTGCGCGATGCAGGCTTCGTGCTGATCGACTGCCAGATGCCGACCGATCACCTGCACAGCCTGGGCGCCCGCGCGATCAGCCGCGCGAGCTTCGCCGATTACCTGGCCCTTCACCTCGACCAGCCCAACAGTGCCAGCTGGCGCACCTAG
- a CDS encoding DNA translocase FtsK: MSSANHYWTRSTRRNRRVLKKSTATPAPLPVPLWRQQLHYRLKEGALIAVGALCLYLWMALLTYDTSDPGFSHTSNVDQVQNAAGRAGAYFADIMFMVLGYFAYIFPLLLAIKTWQIFRERHQPWQWSGWLFSWRLIGLVFLVLSGAALAHIHFHPPASLPFSAGGALGESLGDLARNLLNVQGSTLMFIALFLFGLTVFTDLSWFKVMDMTGKITLDLFELVQGAANRWWEARNERKRLEAQLREVDEPRFDAPPAAAEKREPAKAQLRERIGERDEPPARPVVAQREPVVPREPVVPREPSIAPVIMPPAAPAKAVEPSKRVMKEKQAPLFVDSAVEGTLPSISILDPAEQKKIEYSPESLAGVGQLLEIKLKEFGVEVSVDSIHPGPVITRYEIQPAAGVKVSRIANLAKDLARSLAVTSVRVVEVIPGKTTVGIEIPNENRQMVRFSEVLSTPQYDEQKSPVTLALGHDIGGKPVITDLAKMPHLLVAGTTGSGKSVGVNAMILSILFKSGPEDARLIMIDPKMLELSIYEGIPHLLCPVVTDMKDAANALRWSVAEMERRYKLMAAMGVRNLAGFNRKIKDAQEAGEVIHDPLYRRESMEDEPPALKTLPTIVVVVDEFADMMMIVGKKVEELIARIAQKARAAGIHLILATQRPSVDVITGLIKANIPTRMAFQVSSKIDSRTIIDQGGAEQLLGHGDMLYMPPGTSLPIRVHGAFVSDDEVHRVVEAWKLRGAPDYNDDILNGVEEAGSGFEGGGGGGGDEDSESDALYDEAVQFVLESRRASISAVQRKLKIGYNRAARMIEAMEMAGVVTPMNSNGSREVIAPGGPRD, from the coding sequence CTGTCATCGGCCAATCACTACTGGACGCGCAGCACGCGCAGGAATAGACGCGTTTTGAAGAAATCCACCGCAACTCCAGCTCCATTGCCTGTGCCCCTGTGGCGCCAGCAGCTGCATTACCGCCTCAAGGAAGGTGCGTTGATCGCTGTCGGCGCCCTGTGCCTGTACCTGTGGATGGCGCTGCTGACCTACGATACCTCCGACCCAGGCTTCAGCCACACCAGCAACGTCGACCAGGTGCAGAACGCTGCCGGGCGTGCCGGTGCGTATTTCGCCGATATCATGTTCATGGTGCTCGGCTATTTCGCCTACATCTTCCCTTTGCTGCTGGCGATCAAAACTTGGCAGATCTTCCGCGAGCGCCATCAACCCTGGCAATGGAGCGGCTGGCTGTTCTCCTGGCGCCTGATCGGCCTGGTGTTCCTGGTGCTGTCGGGTGCTGCACTGGCGCATATCCATTTCCATCCCCCGGCGAGCCTGCCGTTCTCCGCCGGTGGTGCCTTGGGCGAAAGCCTCGGCGATCTGGCGCGCAACCTGCTCAACGTGCAGGGCAGCACGCTGATGTTCATCGCCCTGTTCCTGTTCGGCCTGACCGTGTTCACCGACCTCTCGTGGTTCAAGGTGATGGACATGACCGGCAAGATCACCCTGGACCTGTTCGAGCTCGTGCAAGGCGCGGCCAACCGCTGGTGGGAGGCGCGCAACGAGCGCAAACGCCTGGAAGCGCAACTGCGTGAGGTGGACGAGCCGAGGTTCGATGCGCCGCCAGCGGCTGCCGAGAAGCGCGAACCGGCCAAGGCGCAGCTGCGCGAGCGTATCGGTGAGCGCGATGAGCCCCCAGCGCGCCCTGTCGTCGCCCAGCGCGAACCGGTTGTGCCACGCGAGCCTGTGGTCCCCCGTGAGCCTTCGATTGCCCCTGTGATCATGCCGCCTGCCGCGCCGGCCAAGGCAGTGGAGCCGAGCAAGCGGGTGATGAAGGAAAAGCAGGCGCCATTGTTCGTCGACAGCGCCGTGGAAGGCACTTTGCCGTCCATCTCCATCCTCGACCCAGCCGAGCAGAAGAAGATCGAGTACTCGCCAGAATCCCTGGCCGGCGTCGGTCAGTTGCTGGAAATCAAACTCAAGGAATTCGGCGTCGAAGTCTCGGTGGACTCCATTCACCCGGGCCCGGTCATTACCCGCTACGAAATCCAGCCCGCGGCCGGGGTCAAGGTCAGCCGCATCGCCAACCTGGCCAAGGACCTTGCGCGGTCGCTGGCCGTGACCAGTGTGCGGGTGGTCGAGGTCATCCCCGGCAAGACCACCGTGGGTATCGAGATCCCCAACGAAAACCGGCAGATGGTGCGCTTCTCCGAGGTGCTGTCGACACCGCAGTACGACGAGCAGAAGTCGCCCGTCACCCTGGCCCTGGGCCACGATATCGGCGGCAAGCCGGTGATCACCGACCTGGCCAAGATGCCACACCTGCTGGTAGCCGGTACCACCGGTTCCGGTAAGTCGGTGGGTGTGAACGCGATGATCCTGTCGATCCTGTTCAAGTCCGGCCCTGAAGACGCGCGCCTGATCATGATCGACCCGAAGATGCTCGAGCTGTCGATTTACGAAGGCATCCCGCACTTGCTGTGCCCGGTGGTCACCGACATGAAGGACGCCGCCAACGCGCTGCGCTGGAGCGTGGCCGAGATGGAGCGGCGCTACAAGCTCATGGCGGCCATGGGCGTGCGTAACCTGGCCGGTTTCAACCGCAAGATCAAGGATGCCCAGGAGGCCGGCGAGGTCATCCATGATCCGCTGTACCGTCGCGAGAGCATGGAAGACGAGCCACCGGCCCTCAAGACCCTGCCGACCATCGTGGTGGTGGTCGACGAATTCGCCGACATGATGATGATCGTTGGCAAGAAGGTCGAAGAGCTGATCGCCCGTATCGCCCAGAAGGCTCGGGCAGCCGGTATTCACCTGATCCTCGCCACCCAGCGCCCATCGGTGGACGTGATCACCGGCCTGATCAAGGCCAACATCCCGACCCGCATGGCGTTCCAGGTGTCGAGCAAGATCGACTCGCGCACCATCATCGACCAAGGTGGCGCCGAGCAACTGCTGGGCCACGGTGACATGCTCTACATGCCGCCAGGTACCAGCCTGCCGATCCGGGTACATGGCGCATTCGTCTCCGACGATGAAGTGCACCGCGTGGTGGAAGCATGGAAGCTGCGTGGTGCTCCGGACTACAACGACGACATCCTCAACGGCGTCGAGGAGGCCGGCAGCGGCTTCGAAGGCGGCGGTGGCGGTGGCGGCGACGAGGATTCGGAAAGTGACGCCCTGTATGATGAGGCGGTGCAGTTCGTTCTCGAAAGCCGCCGGGCGTCGATTTCGGCCGTGCAGCGCAAGCTGAAGATCGGCTACAACCGCGCCGCCCGCATGATCGAGGCGATGGAGATGGCCGGTGTGGTCACCCCCATGAACAGCAACGGTTCGCGGGAAGTGATTGCCCCGGGCGGCCCGCGCGACTGA
- a CDS encoding arginyltransferase yields the protein MTELARLKFYATQPHSCSYLPNEQATTLFLDPSQPMDVHVYADLSEMGFRRSGDHLYRPHCQNCNACVPARIPAARFIPNRQQRRILKRNADLTVTAARPAFKEEYFDLYRRYIETRHADGDMYPPSRDQFSTFLVRDLPFCWFYEFRLAGRLLAVAVCDLLPNGLSAVYTFYEPDEERRSLGRFAILWQITEALRQDLEAVYLGYWIKNCKKMNYKTQYRPIELLINQRWVTLN from the coding sequence ATGACAGAGTTGGCGCGGTTGAAGTTCTATGCCACTCAGCCCCACTCCTGCAGCTATCTGCCGAACGAGCAGGCGACCACCCTGTTCCTCGACCCCAGCCAGCCGATGGATGTGCATGTGTATGCCGACCTCTCGGAGATGGGCTTTCGCCGCAGTGGCGACCACCTGTACCGCCCCCATTGCCAGAACTGCAATGCCTGCGTGCCGGCGCGCATCCCGGCCGCGCGCTTCATTCCCAACCGCCAGCAGCGGCGCATCCTCAAGCGCAATGCAGACCTCACCGTGACGGCTGCACGGCCGGCGTTCAAAGAAGAATATTTCGACCTGTACCGTCGCTACATCGAAACCCGTCATGCCGATGGCGACATGTACCCGCCAAGCCGCGATCAGTTTTCCACCTTTCTGGTGCGCGACTTGCCGTTCTGCTGGTTCTACGAATTCCGCCTGGCCGGTCGCCTGCTGGCAGTTGCCGTCTGCGACCTGCTACCCAACGGGCTGTCTGCGGTGTACACGTTCTATGAGCCCGACGAAGAACGGCGCAGCCTGGGGCGTTTTGCCATCCTCTGGCAAATCACCGAAGCCCTGCGCCAGGACCTCGAAGCGGTTTATCTTGGCTACTGGATCAAGAACTGCAAGAAGATGAACTACAAGACCCAGTATCGCCCCATCGAGCTGCTGATCAACCAGCGTTGGGTCACTCTCAACTGA
- a CDS encoding replication-associated recombination protein A, protein MDLFRSEPVAQPLAARLRPSNLDEYVGQEHLLARGKPLREALEQGALHSMIFWGPPGVGKTTLARLLAQFCDAHFETVSAVLAGVKEIRQAVEVAKQQAGQYGRRTILFVDEVHRFNKSQQDAFLPFVEDGTLIFIGATTENPSFELNNALLSRARVYVLKSLDEPALRKLVDRALNEERGLGKRNLSVGDDAFKMLMAAADGDGRRMLNFLENASDLAEDGSEIGVDLLQSLLGDSRRRFDKGGEAFYDQISALHKSVRGSNPDAALYWFARMLDGGCDPLYIARRVVRMASEDIGNADPRALSLCLAAWDVQERLGSPEGELAVAQAITYIACAPKSNAVYMGFKTALREAAEHGSLEVPLHLRNAPTKLMKQLGYGEEYRYAHDEPDAYAAGEDYFPDQLEPRQYYQPVPRGLELKIGEKLRHLADLDRSSPRQRRKP, encoded by the coding sequence ATGGACCTGTTTCGAAGCGAACCTGTTGCCCAGCCCCTGGCTGCCCGGCTACGCCCGTCCAACCTGGACGAGTATGTCGGCCAGGAGCACCTGCTGGCGCGCGGCAAACCGCTGCGTGAGGCGCTGGAGCAGGGTGCGCTGCACTCGATGATTTTCTGGGGGCCGCCGGGCGTGGGCAAGACCACGCTCGCCCGGCTGCTGGCACAGTTTTGCGATGCGCACTTCGAGACGGTTTCGGCGGTACTGGCAGGGGTCAAGGAAATCCGCCAGGCCGTCGAGGTGGCCAAGCAGCAGGCCGGCCAGTATGGCCGCCGGACCATCCTGTTCGTGGACGAGGTGCACCGCTTCAACAAGTCCCAGCAGGATGCGTTCCTGCCTTTCGTCGAAGATGGCACGCTGATCTTCATCGGCGCCACCACCGAGAACCCTTCCTTCGAACTGAACAACGCTTTGCTCTCGCGTGCGCGGGTCTACGTGCTCAAGAGCCTGGACGAGCCCGCCTTGCGCAAGCTGGTCGACCGCGCACTCAACGAAGAGCGCGGTTTGGGCAAGCGCAACCTGAGCGTGGGCGACGACGCTTTCAAGATGCTGATGGCCGCCGCCGATGGCGATGGCCGGCGCATGCTCAACTTCCTCGAAAACGCCTCGGACCTGGCCGAAGATGGCAGCGAGATTGGCGTAGACCTGCTGCAGAGCCTGCTCGGTGACAGCCGCCGGCGCTTCGACAAAGGCGGCGAGGCCTTCTATGACCAGATTTCCGCCCTGCACAAATCGGTGCGCGGCTCCAACCCGGACGCCGCGCTTTACTGGTTCGCGCGCATGCTCGATGGCGGCTGCGACCCGCTGTACATCGCCCGCCGCGTGGTGCGCATGGCCAGCGAGGACATCGGCAACGCCGACCCACGGGCCCTGAGCCTGTGCCTGGCGGCCTGGGACGTGCAGGAGCGCCTGGGCAGCCCCGAGGGCGAGCTGGCGGTGGCTCAGGCCATTACCTACATTGCCTGTGCGCCGAAGAGCAACGCCGTGTACATGGGCTTCAAGACTGCCCTGCGCGAAGCCGCCGAGCATGGCTCGCTGGAGGTGCCACTGCACCTGCGCAACGCCCCGACCAAGCTGATGAAGCAGCTCGGCTACGGCGAGGAGTACCGCTACGCCCACGACGAGCCCGATGCCTATGCCGCAGGTGAAGATTACTTCCCGGACCAGCTCGAGCCACGTCAGTATTATCAGCCCGTGCCCCGGGGGCTTGAGCTGAAGATCGGCGAGAAACTGCGCCACTTGGCCGACCTCGATCGCAGCAGCCCGCGTCAACGGAGAAAGCCGTGA
- the infA gene encoding translation initiation factor IF-1, with protein MSKEDSFEMEGTVVDTLPNTMFRVELENGHVVTAHISGKMRKNYIRILTGDKVRVELTPYDLSKGRITYRAR; from the coding sequence ATGTCGAAAGAAGACAGCTTCGAAATGGAAGGTACTGTCGTCGACACCCTGCCCAACACCATGTTCCGCGTGGAGTTGGAAAACGGGCACGTCGTAACCGCGCACATCTCCGGAAAGATGCGCAAGAACTACATCCGTATTCTCACTGGCGACAAGGTCCGCGTCGAGCTGACGCCTTATGACCTGAGCAAGGGCCGCATCACCTACCGTGCGCGCTAA
- the cspD gene encoding cold shock domain-containing protein CspD — protein sequence MASGKVKWFNNAKGYGFINEDGKTDDLFAHYSAIKMDGYKTLKAGQAVTFEIVQGPKGLHATEIANAITSTSTGASQSSTAEA from the coding sequence ATGGCAAGCGGTAAAGTCAAGTGGTTCAACAATGCCAAGGGCTACGGATTCATCAATGAAGACGGCAAAACCGACGATCTGTTCGCCCACTATTCGGCGATCAAGATGGACGGTTACAAAACCCTCAAGGCCGGACAAGCCGTGACTTTCGAGATCGTGCAGGGCCCCAAGGGCCTGCATGCGACCGAGATCGCCAACGCTATCACCAGCACCTCGACGGGAGCCTCGCAATCATCGACCGCAGAAGCCTGA
- the lolA gene encoding outer membrane lipoprotein chaperone LolA, whose product MRAIRMLLVSALTLGSVTATLSAHAGEQDVQRLTQLLEKSQTIEANFSQLTLDAGGTSLQETTGKMTVKRPGLFYWHTDAPQEQVVVSDGKNVTLWDPDLEQATIKKLDVRLNQTPALLLSGDVSKISQSFDITSKEQGEVMDFTLKPTTKDTLFDSLRVSFRRGLINDMQLIDSVGQRTNILFNGVKANQPVPDSRFKFDIPKGADVIKE is encoded by the coding sequence ATGCGCGCGATTCGCATGCTGTTGGTTTCTGCCCTGACCCTGGGTTCGGTAACGGCCACACTGTCGGCTCACGCTGGTGAGCAGGACGTACAGCGCCTGACCCAGTTGCTGGAAAAGTCGCAGACCATCGAGGCCAATTTCTCCCAGCTGACCCTGGACGCCGGTGGCACCAGCCTGCAGGAGACAACCGGCAAGATGACGGTCAAGCGCCCGGGCCTGTTCTACTGGCACACCGATGCACCCCAGGAGCAGGTGGTGGTGTCCGACGGCAAGAACGTCACCCTGTGGGACCCTGACCTGGAGCAGGCCACCATCAAGAAGCTCGATGTGCGCCTGAACCAGACCCCGGCGCTGCTGCTGTCCGGTGACGTGTCGAAGATCAGCCAGAGCTTCGACATCACCTCCAAGGAGCAGGGCGAAGTGATGGACTTCACCCTCAAGCCAACCACCAAGGACACCCTGTTCGATTCGCTGCGCGTATCGTTCCGCCGTGGCCTGATCAACGACATGCAGCTGATCGACAGCGTCGGCCAGCGCACCAACATCCTGTTCAATGGCGTCAAAGCCAACCAGCCGGTGCCGGACAGCAGGTTCAAGTTCGACATCCCGAAAGGCGCGGACGTCATCAAGGAGTAA
- the clpA gene encoding ATP-dependent Clp protease ATP-binding subunit ClpA: MLNRELEVTLNLAFKEARSKRHEFMTVEHLLLALLDNEAAATVLRACGANLDKLKHDLQEFIDSTTPLIPVNDEDRETQPTLGFQRVLQRAVFHVQSSGKREVTGANVLVAIFSEQESQAVFLLKQQSVARIDVVNYIAHGISKVPGHGSHSDSDQEMQDEEGGETSSSSNPLDAYASNLNELARAGRIDPLVGREQEVERVAQILARRRKNNPLLVGEAGVGKTAIAEGLAKRIVDGQVPDLLSQSVVYSLDLGALLAGTKYRGDFEKRFKALLGELRKRPQAILFIDEIHTIIGAGAASGGVMDASNLLKPLLSSGEIRCIGSTTFQEFRGIFEKDRALARRFQKVDVSEPSVEDTVGILRGLKGRFESHHNIEYSDEALRAAAELASRYINDRHMPDKAIDVIDEAGAYQRLQPEANRVKRIDVPQVEDIVAKIARIPPKHVTSSDKELLRNLERDLKLTVFGQDQAIDSLATAIKLSRAGLKAPDKPVGSFLFAGPTGVGKTEAARQLAKALGVELVRFDMSEYMERHTVSRLIGAPPGYVGFDQGGLLTEAITKQPHCVLLLDEIEKAHPEVFNLLLQVMDHGTLTDNNGRKADFRNVILIMTTNAGAETAARASIGFTHQDHASDAMEVIRKSFTPEFRNRLDTIIQFGRLSHETIKSIVDKFLIELQAQLEDKRVLLEVSDAARGWLAASGYDVQMGARPMARLIQDKIKRPLAEEILFGELAEHGGVVHIDLRDGELVFDFETTAEVA; encoded by the coding sequence ATGTTAAACCGCGAGCTCGAAGTCACCCTCAATCTTGCCTTCAAGGAGGCCCGTTCGAAGCGTCATGAATTCATGACCGTCGAGCATCTGCTGCTGGCACTCCTTGACAATGAGGCTGCTGCGACCGTTCTGCGCGCCTGTGGCGCCAATCTCGACAAACTCAAGCACGACCTGCAAGAGTTCATCGATTCCACCACTCCCCTGATTCCCGTCAACGACGAGGATCGCGAAACCCAGCCGACCCTAGGCTTCCAGCGTGTGCTGCAGCGTGCCGTGTTCCACGTGCAAAGCTCTGGCAAGCGCGAGGTGACCGGTGCCAATGTGCTGGTGGCGATCTTCAGCGAACAGGAAAGCCAGGCCGTGTTCCTGCTCAAGCAGCAGAGCGTGGCCCGTATCGACGTGGTCAACTACATTGCCCACGGCATTTCCAAAGTGCCGGGCCACGGCTCGCACAGTGACAGCGACCAGGAAATGCAGGATGAGGAGGGCGGCGAGACGTCGTCCTCGAGCAACCCCCTGGATGCGTATGCCAGCAACCTGAACGAATTGGCCCGTGCTGGGCGAATCGACCCGCTGGTCGGGCGCGAGCAGGAAGTCGAGCGTGTGGCGCAGATCCTTGCCCGCCGGCGCAAGAACAACCCGCTGCTGGTCGGTGAGGCTGGTGTGGGCAAGACCGCGATTGCCGAAGGCCTGGCCAAGCGCATCGTCGATGGTCAGGTGCCCGACCTGCTGTCGCAGAGCGTGGTGTATTCGCTCGACCTTGGCGCACTGCTGGCAGGGACCAAGTACCGTGGCGACTTCGAGAAACGCTTCAAGGCGTTGCTTGGTGAGCTGCGCAAACGCCCCCAGGCCATCCTGTTCATTGACGAAATCCACACCATCATTGGTGCCGGTGCTGCCTCGGGCGGCGTGATGGACGCCTCCAACCTGCTCAAGCCGCTGCTGTCTTCCGGCGAGATTCGCTGCATCGGTTCGACGACGTTCCAAGAGTTTCGTGGCATCTTCGAGAAGGATCGTGCCCTGGCACGGCGCTTCCAGAAGGTGGATGTCAGCGAGCCGTCTGTCGAGGACACCGTGGGCATTCTGCGCGGCCTCAAAGGGCGCTTTGAAAGCCATCACAATATCGAGTACAGCGACGAAGCCTTGCGCGCCGCCGCCGAGCTGGCATCACGCTACATCAATGACCGCCACATGCCGGACAAGGCCATCGACGTGATCGACGAAGCTGGGGCCTATCAGCGCCTGCAGCCTGAGGCGAATCGGGTCAAGCGTATCGATGTACCTCAAGTCGAGGACATCGTGGCCAAGATCGCGCGGATTCCGCCGAAGCACGTCACCAGCTCCGACAAGGAGCTGCTGCGTAACCTGGAGCGTGACCTGAAACTGACCGTGTTCGGCCAGGACCAGGCGATCGATTCGCTGGCCACGGCAATCAAGCTGTCCCGTGCAGGCCTCAAGGCACCGGACAAGCCGGTCGGTTCGTTCCTGTTCGCCGGCCCTACCGGTGTGGGCAAGACCGAAGCGGCGCGGCAGCTGGCCAAGGCGCTGGGTGTCGAGCTGGTGCGCTTCGACATGTCCGAGTACATGGAACGGCATACTGTGTCGCGCTTGATCGGTGCGCCTCCTGGGTATGTCGGGTTCGACCAGGGTGGCCTGCTGACCGAGGCGATCACCAAGCAGCCGCATTGCGTGTTACTGCTCGATGAGATCGAGAAGGCGCACCCGGAAGTCTTCAACCTGCTGCTGCAGGTGATGGACCACGGTACCCTGACCGACAACAACGGGCGCAAAGCGGACTTCCGCAATGTGATTCTGATCATGACCACCAATGCCGGCGCTGAAACTGCGGCACGCGCTTCCATTGGTTTCACCCATCAGGACCATGCGTCCGATGCGATGGAAGTCATTCGCAAGAGCTTCACACCGGAGTTCCGCAACCGTCTGGACACCATCATCCAGTTTGGCCGCCTGAGTCACGAGACCATCAAAAGCATCGTCGACAAGTTCCTCATCGAACTTCAGGCGCAGCTGGAAGACAAGCGCGTCTTGCTTGAAGTCAGCGATGCCGCCCGCGGCTGGCTGGCGGCCTCTGGCTACGATGTGCAGATGGGTGCGCGGCCGATGGCGCGGCTTATCCAGGACAAGATCAAGCGGCCGTTGGCCGAGGAGATTCTGTTTGGCGAGCTGGCCGAGCACGGCGGTGTGGTGCACATCGACCTGCGCGATGGGGAGTTGGTGTTCGACTTCGAAACCACGGCAGAAGTCGCGTGA